In Spodoptera frugiperda isolate SF20-4 chromosome 12, AGI-APGP_CSIRO_Sfru_2.0, whole genome shotgun sequence, a single window of DNA contains:
- the LOC126910602 gene encoding uncharacterized protein LOC126910602, producing MFLYVGGVIMLIVSNVGGQNRATTRQPFIPSDHIGVSSGYRDVFLAGMNGKPTLGTAGSTCWARGGICVDLHQCPSLNMDVGVAGCAWGYKVCCKTHGLLSPTVGTQRRYAIPVINSLDELGTSLEIIALRNSMLLSSWQREKNPETDDVHLEDLLNK from the exons ATGTTTCTGTACGTCGGTGGCGTTATTATGTTGATTGTTTCAAATGTGGGGGGTCAAAATCGCGCGACAACCAGACAACCATTTATACCAAGCGACCACATCGGGGTATCCAGTGGCTACAGGGATGTATTCCTAGCTGGAATGAATGGGAAACCAACACTTG GAACAGCAGGGTCGACCTGTTGGGCACGCGGGGGCATCTGTGTGGATCTTCATCAGTGCCCTTCATTGAATATGGACGTCGGTGTTGCTGGCTGTGCGTGGGGCTACAAAGTCTGCTGTAAGACCCACGGGCTCCTCTCCCCAACAGTGGGCACCCAAAGAAGATACGCCATACCAGTCATAAATAGTCTCGACGAATTAGGAACCTCCTTGGAAATTATTGCGCTTAGGAACTCCATGCTACTCTCGAGTTGGCAACGTGAAAAGAATCCAGAAACTGATGATGTACACTTGGAAGacttgttgaataaataa
- the LOC118262402 gene encoding uncharacterized protein LOC118262402, which translates to MLRLVLLLHLVLCSLVMCKRRKEKESSESADDLGGQLVTALRNDVNIDLSADEEYEDLRAELLAYHTALASITPGRRSMKTTPCWQIGGICVNHKMCEGDRFLSEAHGCRRNLEVCCFVWNRYYARDLTHLGLKNLALPWNQQMEIGGKGIIDPPSIEKTKKKKKKTVKRNLDYALNIPSRDGGYKEENNIGDIPVMVIIRNHNK; encoded by the exons ATGTTACGCCTCGTGTTATTGTTGCATCTGGTATTGTGCTCTCTGGTAATGTGTAAAAGGAGAAAGGAAAAGGAATCGTCCGAGAGTGCAGATGACTTGGGAGGCCAGTTGGTGACTGCGTTACGAAATGACGTTAATATAGACCTCTCAGCTGATGAGGAGTATGAGGACCTTCGAGCTGAGCTCCTCGCCTACCACACAGCACTCGCATCCATCACACCTGGACGTA GATCGATGAAGACAACGCCGTGTTGGCAGATAGGTGGAATTTGCGTCAATCACAAAATGTGTGAGGGCGACCGCTTTCTATCTGAAGCTCATGGCTGCAGAAGAAATTTAGAAGTGTGTTGCTTCGTGTGGAACAGATACTACGCCAGAGACCTGACACACTTAGGTTTGAAAAACTTAGCACTGCCGTGGAATCAGCAAATGGAAATTGGCGGTAAAGGTATTATAGATCCACCCTCAATTGAAAAGacgaaaaagaagaagaagaaaacaGTAAAGAGAAACTTGGATTATGCCCTAAATATACCATCACGCGACGGTGGATATAAAGAAGAGAATAATATTGGTGACATTCCTGTTATGGTTATAATAAGAAATCATAACAAGTAA